In Aspergillus luchuensis IFO 4308 DNA, chromosome 1, nearly complete sequence, the following are encoded in one genomic region:
- a CDS encoding ER lumen protein-retaining receptor (COG:U;~EggNog:ENOG410PK6I;~InterPro:IPR000133;~PFAM:PF00810;~TransMembrane:7 (o6-27i34-52o64-84i96-120o132-150i162-180o192-212i);~go_component: GO:0016021 - integral component of membrane [Evidence IEA];~go_function: GO:0046923 - ER retention sequence binding [Evidence IEA];~go_process: GO:0006621 - protein retention in ER lumen [Evidence IEA]) — translation MLNLNIFRLLADLSHISSKCVLIWAIHRNKSAEGVSLLTQMLYALVFVTRYLDLFSKAGWRHFYLVFFKLFYIISSFYVIYLMMRVFPRTRERERAWKMAIISVALSLVLAPISIVIFYRGYPDRWFTETCWTFSIILESVCVLPQLLLLRQTTVPTVIDSYYLLMLGSYRAFYILNWLVRGLGSEGHWDVIADLYGVIQTAFYVDFAWVYYTRQRVKLRNGGVVDSEDFRHSWLVSKILNFRQRRSADEEQNLNEEDVEDEEVAGGGRPRNNRWGARGISVSADDTLGNHRGTGQDESLEGFLEDEEDDDDNNGYPVNGGAHPKQSTGVTGSHE, via the exons ATGCTGAACCTCAATATCTTCCGGCTACTGGCCGATCTCTCCCATATCTCCTCCAAATGTGTCTTGATATGGGCTATCCATCGAAATAAGAGTGCAGAAG GTGTCTCCCTTCTGACGCAGATGCTCTATGCTTTGGTGTTCGTGACTCGTTATCTCGACCTTTTCTCGAAGGCAGGATGGAGGCACTTCTATCTCGTATTCTTCAAGCTATTCTACATAATCTCTTCATTCTACGTTATATACCTGATGATGAGAGTATTTCCCCGGACACGGGAAAGGGAGCGAGCGTGGAAGATGGCTATAATATCGGTCGCCCTATCTCTGGTTCTGGCACCCATATCCATTGTCATCTTTTATCGTGGTTATCCCGATAGATGGTTCACAGAG ACTTGCTGGACCTTCTCGATCATCTTAGAGTCCGTCTGTGTTCTCCCTCAGTTGTTGCTCCTGCGCCAAACGACCGTTCCAACAGTCATCGATTCATACTACCTGCTTATGCTGGGATCCTACCGCGCCTTCTATATTCTCAATTGGCTTGTGCGGGGACTGGGCTCTGAGGGTCACTGGGACGTGATTGCAGACCTCTACGGTGTCATCCAGACGGCTTTCTACGTTGATTTTGCCTGGGTTTACTATACCCGCCAACGTGTGAAGCTCCGAAatggcggtgttgttgacTCGGAAGATTTCCGCCACAGCTGGCTAGTGAGCAAGATCCTGAACTTCCGGCAGCGGAGGAGTGCAGATGAGGAGCAAAATCTAAATGAGGAGGAcgtggaggacgaggaggtcgcTGGTGGCGGTAGACCAAGGAACAACCGCTGGGGAGCGAGAGGGATCTCCGTCTCGGCTGACGATACGCTGGGAAACCATCGTGGGACAGGCCAAGACGAGAGTCTAGAAGGGTTCttagaagatgaagaagacgacgatgacaaTAACGGGTACCCTGTTAACGGGGGCGCTCATCCGAAGCAGTCAACCGGGGTAACGGGCAGTCACGAATGA